The proteins below come from a single Streptomyces tubercidicus genomic window:
- a CDS encoding helix-turn-helix domain-containing protein, with the protein MGDYGKVVKLARMAQRVSQKQLGEACGTSQSAVSRLEKRGADSYETAQLASAAKYLQIPPYLVGLADHTAALAAKVEGTDVERRNFLAGAVAVAVAPAFEAFPAARAQPADGGQAATLRVATSAFRRMDGSTASRLLVEPVLGHLRLAQGLAGEAETNEQRVRLAAVGSEVAGFAAWLSWDMGDYGSARTWYGSSVKAARRAANPLLTAYQVGSLAQFEAHAGNGSQALGLCRAARKQLGAGPPHIAVAWLSSVEALAHAAAGNESAADAALTAAARSAEKITEDDPPPWPWVFTFNESKVAACRVACGARLGIPRWVSGAQESAGAVMAAGHEKQRALLTLDLASGHLTGGRLDAAFGLGTRALEIGLRYKSGRIVERARALRRGYTSATPAKIVRDFDERLYGVVL; encoded by the coding sequence GTGGGCGACTACGGCAAGGTCGTGAAGCTTGCACGGATGGCACAGCGCGTGTCCCAAAAGCAGCTTGGGGAAGCCTGCGGAACGAGCCAGTCCGCTGTGTCGCGTCTGGAGAAGCGTGGGGCTGACTCGTACGAGACTGCACAATTGGCCAGCGCGGCAAAGTACTTACAGATTCCTCCGTACTTGGTCGGCCTCGCCGATCACACAGCGGCTCTCGCTGCGAAAGTTGAGGGAACTGACGTGGAACGGCGTAATTTCCTGGCGGGGGCTGTGGCCGTTGCCGTCGCGCCGGCCTTTGAGGCTTTTCCGGCTGCTCGTGCTCAGCCGGCGGACGGCGGGCAAGCTGCCACACTGCGTGTGGCCACCTCGGCATTTCGCCGGATGGACGGCTCTACCGCCTCGCGTCTCCTTGTGGAACCAGTCTTGGGGCACCTGCGATTGGCGCAAGGCTTGGCCGGTGAGGCCGAGACAAATGAGCAGCGGGTACGGCTCGCTGCCGTGGGGAGCGAAGTCGCCGGCTTTGCCGCTTGGCTCTCATGGGACATGGGGGACTACGGATCGGCCCGCACTTGGTACGGCTCCTCAGTGAAAGCGGCGCGGCGTGCGGCCAATCCTCTACTGACGGCCTATCAGGTAGGCAGCTTGGCGCAGTTTGAAGCACATGCAGGCAACGGTTCACAGGCGTTGGGTCTTTGCCGCGCCGCACGCAAACAGCTTGGCGCAGGACCCCCGCACATCGCTGTTGCGTGGCTGTCCAGTGTGGAAGCGCTGGCCCATGCTGCGGCGGGGAACGAGTCAGCAGCAGATGCGGCACTGACCGCTGCGGCTCGTTCCGCGGAAAAGATCACAGAAGATGACCCGCCGCCATGGCCTTGGGTTTTCACTTTCAACGAAAGCAAGGTTGCCGCGTGCCGTGTCGCCTGCGGTGCTCGTCTTGGGATTCCACGATGGGTGTCAGGTGCCCAGGAATCAGCCGGGGCGGTCATGGCGGCTGGGCATGAGAAGCAACGGGCGTTGTTGACGCTCGACCTAGCGTCTGGGCACCTGACAGGGGGGCGCCTGGACGCGGCGTTCGGATTGGGCACGCGTGCATTGGAGATCGGTCTGCGATACAAGTCTGGCCGGATCGTTGAACGGGCACGTGCGCTACGCAGGGGCTACACATCGGCAACGCCGGCGAAGATCGTGCGTGATTTCGATGAACGCCTCTATGGAGTCGTCCTCTGA
- a CDS encoding DUF6415 family natural product biosynthesis protein, with amino-acid sequence MTTQQRASAGEEAATVLNGSGPDLNTVRYTISRARGQSSVPLHYDELTALESELRDYIAQLLPAAKNAVDKLWHGGTAWHQQVSRLDGIERQAGQGLGTGVLSAHVQVQQLAKDCQWLIDCQGQQR; translated from the coding sequence ATGACGACGCAACAGAGGGCATCAGCGGGCGAGGAAGCCGCAACCGTCCTCAACGGAAGTGGCCCCGACCTCAACACCGTTCGCTACACGATCAGCCGCGCCCGAGGTCAGAGCAGCGTGCCGCTGCACTACGACGAGCTGACCGCGCTGGAATCCGAACTCCGCGACTACATCGCGCAGTTGCTGCCTGCCGCCAAGAATGCCGTGGACAAGCTCTGGCACGGCGGTACCGCATGGCACCAGCAGGTTTCACGTCTGGACGGCATCGAGCGGCAGGCCGGACAGGGGTTGGGCACAGGTGTGCTCTCGGCGCACGTCCAGGTGCAGCAGCTCGCCAAGGACTGCCAATGGCTCATCGACTGCCAAGGGCAGCAGCGATGA
- a CDS encoding protein kinase domain-containing protein, translating into MVAPTSRRLVLDRRGSTVWDVRTPVGRFAVKLGYRSQTHAWTALAPAREAAILRQLIPEEVRCGEWEEGTWSAQPWREGESLYALWEPCRYAQEAAAPDLDEALSCAAVLARLHQDGWAHGDVQPNHFIIGPSGAFLIDLALAHGGEVPEDYDFRYRGCLVHYEAPEISRSILESGTAMPTKEADVYALGASFFLSATGRRHVPYPDDADRREQRQAIVDKPHRPITVPGALGELIERMMSRDPAERPSSADVYQELRHAR; encoded by the coding sequence GTGGTGGCACCCACGAGCCGGCGGCTGGTCCTCGACCGCCGTGGCTCCACCGTCTGGGACGTACGAACACCCGTCGGCCGCTTCGCCGTCAAGCTGGGCTATCGCAGCCAGACGCACGCGTGGACGGCCCTGGCCCCCGCCCGGGAAGCCGCCATTCTCCGGCAACTCATTCCTGAAGAAGTGCGGTGTGGGGAATGGGAGGAAGGTACATGGAGCGCGCAGCCGTGGCGTGAGGGCGAGTCTCTCTACGCCTTGTGGGAGCCCTGTCGATACGCGCAGGAGGCCGCGGCCCCCGATCTCGATGAAGCGCTGTCATGTGCCGCTGTGCTGGCCAGGCTGCATCAGGACGGATGGGCACACGGCGATGTCCAGCCCAATCACTTCATCATCGGGCCTAGCGGAGCCTTCCTCATCGATCTGGCTCTGGCGCACGGCGGCGAAGTTCCGGAGGACTACGACTTCCGGTACCGAGGCTGCCTGGTCCACTACGAAGCGCCGGAGATCTCGCGGAGCATCCTGGAGAGCGGCACCGCTATGCCGACGAAAGAGGCCGATGTCTACGCGCTGGGCGCATCGTTCTTCCTCTCCGCCACCGGCCGGCGGCATGTCCCCTACCCGGACGACGCCGACCGGAGGGAGCAGCGGCAAGCCATCGTGGACAAGCCGCACCGGCCGATCACCGTGCCGGGGGCGCTGGGCGAGCTCATTGAGCGGATGATGAGCCGCGATCCGGCAGAGCGGCCGAGTAGTGCCGACGTCTACCAGGAACTGCGTCACGCGCGCTGA
- a CDS encoding aminoglycoside phosphotransferase family protein: protein MLPRVDTDDEWDAIVPDEAVMRPGAAALCTRLGIRADPLTRYPAGSQPVYAVGNRFVLKLFPAAAADVGETEAHVLTHLQGRLPIPTPYVHDAGEYENGWRYILMSRLRGTDLAVTWPRIPRADQDRIATEAGETLAALHALDPSPLTGVLGPGDWDAFLDGRRTTAVDRQRAHGLPAPWLEQIPDFLAAAPPCAPGPDVLLHTAFMRQHLTVDEHDDWRLTGLLDFEPAMLGRPAYDFVTVGLHVSRADPRLLSRILRAYGETFTPTDLLTHTLLHVYGNLARYLRELPAPPEPTLESLAETWFGTV from the coding sequence ATGCTGCCTCGCGTGGACACGGACGACGAGTGGGACGCGATCGTCCCCGACGAAGCGGTGATGCGGCCGGGCGCCGCCGCGCTCTGCACCCGGCTCGGTATCCGCGCCGACCCCCTCACCCGCTATCCGGCCGGCTCCCAGCCCGTCTACGCCGTCGGAAATCGCTTCGTCCTCAAGCTCTTCCCCGCCGCCGCTGCCGACGTCGGGGAGACCGAGGCCCACGTCCTCACCCACCTCCAGGGCCGTCTCCCGATCCCCACCCCCTACGTCCACGACGCCGGTGAGTACGAGAACGGCTGGCGCTACATCCTGATGTCCCGTCTCCGCGGCACCGATCTGGCCGTCACCTGGCCCCGCATACCCCGCGCCGACCAGGACCGGATCGCCACCGAAGCTGGTGAGACCCTGGCCGCCCTGCACGCCCTGGACCCGTCACCGCTCACCGGCGTCCTCGGCCCCGGCGACTGGGACGCCTTCCTCGACGGCCGGCGCACCACGGCGGTCGACCGCCAGCGCGCCCACGGCCTCCCCGCCCCCTGGCTGGAACAGATCCCCGACTTCCTCGCCGCCGCGCCGCCATGCGCCCCCGGGCCCGATGTCCTCCTCCACACCGCGTTCATGCGCCAGCACCTGACCGTCGACGAGCACGACGACTGGCGGCTGACCGGCCTCCTCGACTTCGAACCCGCGATGCTCGGCCGACCCGCCTACGACTTCGTCACCGTCGGCCTCCACGTCTCCCGCGCCGACCCCCGCCTCCTCTCCCGCATCCTCCGCGCCTACGGCGAGACCTTCACCCCCACCGACCTCCTCACCCACACCCTCCTCCACGTCTACGGCAACCTCGCCCGCTACCTCCGCGAACTCCCCGCCCCACCCGAGCCGACCTTGGAGTCCCTGGCGGAGACGTGGTTCGGGACGGTGTGA
- a CDS encoding SDR family oxidoreductase, whose protein sequence is MIIVTGATGNIGRALVDRLLADGAAVRALTRDPARAGLPAAAETVRADLTETDDLVPLLTGADALFLNLAAGGDRAAVALTGAAVRAGVRRIVLNSSMAVTDTPADDSHHVARLHAGLERAVRGSGLEWTFVRGGNYATNALAWAPSIRTSGVVRDAHPGARGVPVHEADLADVAAAALLDRTGAHLGQAYPVTGPEELTVAQQVAEIGRATGKEIRVEEISEEAAAEAMAGPHFPKEAALELVRMVGQSVDALAFPVSDAVERITGRPPRTFAQWAHDHAADFS, encoded by the coding sequence ATGATCATTGTGACCGGCGCAACTGGCAATATCGGTCGCGCACTTGTTGACCGGCTCCTCGCGGACGGCGCCGCGGTACGCGCGCTGACCCGCGATCCGGCCCGCGCCGGGCTGCCCGCCGCGGCCGAGACCGTGCGCGCCGACCTCACCGAAACCGACGACCTCGTACCGCTGTTGACCGGCGCCGACGCGCTGTTCCTCAATCTCGCGGCCGGCGGCGACCGGGCCGCGGTGGCGCTGACCGGGGCCGCCGTACGGGCCGGGGTCCGCCGGATCGTCCTCAACTCCTCGATGGCGGTGACCGATACCCCGGCCGACGACAGCCACCACGTCGCCCGGCTGCACGCCGGTCTGGAGCGCGCGGTGCGGGGCTCCGGCCTGGAGTGGACCTTTGTCCGCGGCGGCAACTACGCCACCAACGCGCTGGCCTGGGCCCCGTCGATCCGTACGTCCGGCGTGGTCCGCGACGCGCACCCGGGCGCCCGGGGCGTCCCCGTCCACGAGGCCGACCTCGCGGATGTCGCGGCCGCCGCCCTCCTGGACCGCACCGGCGCACACCTCGGCCAGGCGTATCCCGTCACCGGCCCCGAGGAGCTGACCGTGGCCCAGCAGGTCGCCGAGATCGGCCGGGCGACCGGCAAGGAGATCCGGGTCGAGGAGATCTCCGAGGAGGCGGCGGCCGAGGCGATGGCCGGGCCGCACTTCCCCAAGGAGGCCGCACTGGAACTGGTCCGGATGGTCGGCCAGTCGGTCGACGCCCTGGCCTTCCCCGTCTCGGACGCCGTCGAGCGGATCACCGGACGGCCGCCCCGGACGTTCGCCCAGTGGGCGCACGATCATGCCGCCGACTTCTCCTGA
- a CDS encoding DUF2993 domain-containing protein gives MRTPTRISSPSPTPAAQQSPHSAAPGAVDDPTGDTRTLDTVNPYADLAALADPEPEPEPAPEYDSFDADGTPRRRTYLNERDDSDDPLGLGLRSDDEPGEAWKPPSHRRGNRRKKRGLSRFAAMSIALKLLVTALVGVAFLTLFDRFAVLYVQNAAAKKVKDALHLNATPEVDIKGFPFLTQVMDKHVDQVKVTIPDLAADRVSLAKFEATANDVRIDGDLPSSIKGATIGTMHGSVLLAFDDMNRELGASQVKFSERGPNAVRAVGQLPIAGHELRVRAEAKIRRAGDRGVSTDISRMRLDIGDIAVYRPGTGKEEGLRLTRKTAAELSRQAAKVKSMLAIPAIADQVGIPKPYIQDALRNEEKLHQLTGSPRFVHKLMKVNLVDVVADHPWLLQKVGIDPKILGALTGLTKPQLADQLSLSFQLPKTPGNVRLRKISVEEDGIRADIGGTELPFGDAAKKK, from the coding sequence ATGCGAACCCCCACACGCATATCTTCACCCTCGCCCACGCCCGCCGCGCAGCAGTCTCCGCATTCCGCCGCGCCGGGCGCCGTGGACGACCCCACCGGCGACACCAGAACGCTCGACACGGTCAATCCGTACGCGGACCTGGCAGCCCTCGCCGACCCCGAGCCGGAGCCGGAACCCGCCCCGGAATACGACTCGTTCGACGCCGACGGCACGCCCCGGCGCCGCACCTACCTGAACGAGCGCGACGACAGCGACGACCCGCTGGGCCTCGGGCTGCGCTCGGACGACGAACCCGGCGAGGCATGGAAGCCGCCGAGCCACCGCCGCGGGAACCGCCGCAAGAAGCGCGGACTCAGCCGCTTCGCCGCGATGTCGATCGCCCTGAAGCTGCTGGTCACGGCGCTGGTCGGGGTGGCATTCCTGACGCTCTTCGACCGGTTCGCGGTGCTGTACGTACAGAACGCGGCCGCGAAAAAGGTGAAGGACGCGCTGCATCTGAACGCCACTCCCGAGGTCGACATCAAGGGATTCCCATTCCTCACCCAGGTCATGGACAAGCACGTCGACCAGGTGAAAGTCACGATTCCCGACCTGGCCGCCGACCGGGTTTCGCTGGCGAAATTCGAGGCCACCGCGAACGATGTCCGCATCGACGGCGATCTGCCCAGCTCCATCAAGGGCGCCACGATCGGCACCATGCACGGCAGTGTGCTGCTCGCCTTCGACGACATGAATCGCGAGCTGGGGGCCTCGCAGGTGAAGTTCAGCGAGCGGGGTCCCAATGCGGTCCGCGCGGTCGGTCAATTGCCGATCGCCGGCCATGAACTGCGCGTACGGGCCGAGGCGAAGATCCGGCGGGCCGGTGACCGCGGTGTCTCCACCGACATCAGCCGGATGCGCCTGGACATCGGCGATATCGCCGTCTACCGCCCCGGCACCGGCAAGGAGGAGGGCCTGCGGCTGACCCGGAAGACCGCCGCCGAGCTGAGCCGGCAGGCCGCCAAGGTCAAGTCGATGCTGGCCATCCCGGCGATCGCCGACCAGGTCGGCATCCCCAAGCCGTACATCCAAGATGCGCTGCGCAATGAGGAGAAGCTGCACCAGCTGACCGGGTCGCCGCGCTTCGTCCATAAGCTGATGAAGGTCAACCTGGTCGATGTGGTGGCCGACCACCCGTGGCTGCTGCAGAAGGTCGGCATCGACCCGAAGATCCTCGGCGCGCTGACCGGACTCACCAAGCCGCAGCTCGCGGACCAGCTCTCGCTGTCCTTCCAGCTCCCCAAGACGCCCGGGAACGTCCGGCTGCGCAAAATCTCCGTCGAGGAGGACGGCATCCGCGCCGACATCGGCGGGACGGAGCTGCCGTTCGGGGACGCGGCGAAGAAGAAGTAG
- a CDS encoding HAMP domain-containing sensor histidine kinase, with the protein MSTATTGGGAAAGGARSRLGAWIARLPLRQRLTLLTAAAVAVAVAVSALACWLLTRAQLRDEVDSSLQNVSVPADYLQLTYANCQRTDPDESKNAPPSYYNVQIVQVDGSRCIGPNSQPVRVQRADVAVAQGLARDTLHDAVTTEGADVRVLTKHIGVQGVQFAVSISRPLTEVDSALNRLALLLAAVAGLGVVGAGTAGLVIARSGLKPVDRLTDAVEHVARTEDLAIRIPADGEDEIARLSRSFNTMTAALAASRDLQQQLIADAGHELRTPLTSLRTNIDLLVRSERSGRPIPPADKEALLASVKAQMGELAALIGDLQELSRPPAPGQSAIAVVALHEIVDAALERARLRGPSLTIAADLQSWFVRAEPAPLERAVVNLLDNAVKFSPAGGTVEVRLTRGELTVRDHGPGIPQDELPHVFERFWRSPSARSLPGSGLGLSIVARTAEQAGGAVRLRSADVGGTEAVLTLPGAATPPPGMPEPGMPGQPGRQGP; encoded by the coding sequence ATGAGCACGGCGACCACGGGCGGGGGAGCGGCGGCGGGCGGCGCGCGCAGCAGGCTCGGCGCCTGGATCGCGCGGCTGCCGCTGCGCCAGCGGCTGACCCTGCTGACGGCGGCCGCGGTCGCGGTGGCGGTGGCGGTCTCCGCGCTGGCGTGCTGGCTGCTCACCCGGGCCCAGCTGCGCGACGAGGTGGACAGCTCGCTGCAGAACGTCAGCGTCCCCGCGGATTACCTCCAGCTGACCTACGCCAACTGCCAGCGCACCGACCCGGACGAGAGCAAGAACGCCCCGCCCTCGTACTACAACGTCCAGATCGTGCAGGTCGACGGCTCGCGCTGCATCGGGCCCAACTCCCAGCCGGTGCGGGTGCAGCGCGCGGATGTCGCGGTGGCGCAGGGCCTGGCGCGGGACACCCTGCATGACGCGGTCACCACCGAGGGTGCGGACGTCCGGGTGCTGACCAAGCACATCGGCGTCCAAGGCGTGCAGTTCGCGGTGTCCATCTCGCGTCCGCTGACCGAGGTCGACAGCGCGCTGAACCGGCTGGCGCTGCTGCTGGCGGCCGTCGCGGGGCTGGGCGTCGTCGGCGCGGGCACCGCCGGTCTGGTCATCGCGCGCTCCGGCCTCAAACCGGTGGACCGGCTGACCGACGCGGTCGAACATGTCGCCCGTACCGAGGACTTGGCGATCCGTATCCCGGCCGACGGCGAGGACGAGATCGCCCGGCTCTCCCGCTCGTTCAACACCATGACCGCGGCGCTGGCCGCCTCCCGCGACCTCCAGCAGCAGCTGATCGCGGACGCGGGCCATGAGCTGCGGACGCCGCTGACCTCGTTGCGTACCAACATCGATCTGCTGGTGCGCAGCGAGCGGTCCGGCCGGCCGATCCCGCCCGCCGACAAGGAGGCGCTGCTGGCCTCGGTGAAGGCGCAGATGGGGGAGCTGGCGGCGCTGATCGGCGATCTCCAGGAGCTGTCCAGGCCACCGGCGCCGGGCCAGAGCGCCATCGCGGTGGTGGCGCTGCACGAGATCGTCGACGCGGCGCTGGAGCGGGCCCGGCTGCGCGGCCCGTCGCTGACCATCGCGGCCGACCTCCAGTCCTGGTTCGTCCGGGCGGAGCCGGCCCCGCTGGAGCGGGCGGTGGTCAATCTGCTGGACAACGCGGTGAAGTTCAGCCCGGCCGGCGGGACCGTCGAGGTGCGGCTGACCCGCGGCGAGCTGACCGTACGAGATCACGGCCCCGGCATTCCGCAGGACGAACTCCCGCATGTCTTCGAACGGTTCTGGCGCTCCCCGTCCGCCCGCAGCCTGCCGGGCAGCGGCCTGGGCCTGTCGATCGTGGCCCGTACGGCGGAACAGGCGGGCGGCGCGGTACGGCTCCGCTCCGCGGACGTCGGCGGCACGGAGGCGGTACTGACGCTGCCGGGGGCGGCGACGCCTCCGCCGGGGATGCCGGAGCCGGGGATGCCAGGGCAGCCGGGCCGCCAAGGCCCCTAA
- a CDS encoding response regulator transcription factor, which translates to MSPAEHGDHPARILIVDDEPAVREALQRSLVFEGYVTEQAVDGLDAVEKVASCDPELIVLDVLMPRMDGLTAARRLRASGVTVPILMLTARDTVGDRVTGLDAGADDYLVKPFELDELLARIRALLRRSSYAAAAGAPPVEGEVLSFADLRMDLATREVTRGSRQVELTRTEFTLLEMFLAHPRQVLTREQILKAVWGFDFEPTSNSLDVYVMYLRRKTEAGGEPRLVHTVRGVGYVLRTDGGAE; encoded by the coding sequence ATGAGCCCCGCCGAGCACGGTGACCACCCCGCCCGCATCCTGATCGTCGACGATGAGCCAGCGGTCCGTGAGGCCCTGCAACGCTCGCTGGTCTTCGAGGGGTATGTGACCGAGCAGGCGGTCGACGGTCTGGACGCGGTCGAGAAGGTCGCGTCCTGTGACCCGGAACTGATCGTGCTCGATGTCCTGATGCCCCGTATGGACGGGCTGACCGCCGCCCGCAGACTACGGGCGAGCGGAGTGACCGTGCCGATCCTGATGCTGACCGCCCGGGACACCGTCGGCGACCGGGTCACGGGGCTGGACGCCGGTGCCGACGACTATCTCGTCAAGCCCTTCGAGCTGGATGAGCTGCTCGCCCGGATCCGCGCACTGCTGCGCCGCAGCTCGTACGCGGCGGCCGCCGGTGCGCCGCCCGTGGAGGGCGAGGTGCTGAGCTTCGCCGATCTGCGGATGGACCTGGCGACCCGGGAGGTGACCCGCGGCAGCAGGCAGGTCGAGCTGACCCGTACGGAGTTCACACTGCTGGAGATGTTCCTCGCCCATCCGCGGCAGGTGCTCACCCGTGAGCAGATCCTGAAGGCCGTATGGGGCTTCGACTTCGAGCCCACCTCCAACTCCCTCGATGTGTATGTGATGTATCTGCGCCGCAAGACGGAAGCGGGCGGCGAACCGCGGCTGGTGCACACCGTGCGGGGGGTCGGCTACGTCCTGCGGACGGACGGCGGGGCGGAATGA
- a CDS encoding S1C family serine protease: MTQSYRRSGDEMPENRPYAYGDDQQGDDQQGYGHQGYGHQTFGGTPGAPGAPGSPYAGFGEQAVPPVPPYAPEPRRRARRPVALIAAVALASGLIGGGSAVLISGATNQSTQNSSSTPLVNAGKTSGSGVSGVAKAVSPAIVEIKAQTGGGESTGSGVVVTNDGEIVTNNHVVAGADAVTVTFSDGSRKTARVVGTDPDKDLALVKVRGGKNLTAASLGDSSKLTVGDQVVAIGSPEGLTGSVTSGIVSALDRDVTVPKEGGQEQQGNPGDGGGWPFEFGGNQYNGETGSSKTSYKAIQTDASLNPGNSGGALINMQGQIIGINSAMYSPSSASSSSAGSVGLGFAIPINTVKDDLDALRGGGNGGV; this comes from the coding sequence ATGACCCAGAGCTACCGCCGAAGCGGCGATGAGATGCCCGAGAACCGGCCGTATGCGTACGGCGACGACCAGCAGGGCGACGATCAGCAGGGCTACGGCCACCAGGGCTACGGCCACCAGACGTTCGGGGGGACACCGGGCGCTCCGGGCGCCCCGGGCTCGCCGTATGCCGGATTCGGGGAGCAGGCGGTTCCGCCGGTGCCCCCGTACGCCCCCGAGCCGCGGCGCCGGGCGCGGCGGCCGGTGGCGCTGATCGCGGCGGTGGCTCTCGCCTCCGGGCTCATCGGCGGCGGCAGCGCGGTGCTGATCTCTGGTGCCACCAACCAGTCAACGCAGAACAGCTCCTCCACCCCGCTCGTCAACGCGGGCAAGACCAGTGGCAGCGGGGTCTCGGGGGTGGCCAAGGCGGTCAGCCCGGCGATAGTGGAGATCAAGGCGCAGACCGGCGGCGGCGAGTCCACCGGCTCCGGGGTGGTCGTCACCAACGACGGCGAGATCGTCACCAACAACCATGTGGTGGCCGGTGCGGACGCGGTCACCGTCACCTTCAGCGACGGCAGCCGGAAGACGGCGAGGGTCGTGGGCACGGACCCCGACAAGGACCTGGCGCTGGTCAAGGTGCGCGGCGGCAAGAACCTCACCGCGGCCTCGCTCGGCGACTCCAGCAAGCTCACGGTCGGCGACCAGGTGGTGGCGATCGGCTCGCCCGAGGGACTCACCGGGTCGGTGACCAGCGGAATCGTCTCCGCCCTCGACCGGGATGTCACCGTCCCCAAGGAGGGCGGCCAGGAGCAGCAGGGCAACCCGGGCGACGGCGGCGGCTGGCCGTTCGAGTTCGGCGGCAACCAGTACAACGGCGAGACCGGCTCCTCGAAGACCTCCTACAAGGCCATACAGACCGATGCCTCGCTCAACCCCGGCAACTCCGGCGGCGCCCTGATCAATATGCAGGGGCAGATCATCGGCATCAACTCCGCGATGTATTCGCCGAGTTCGGCATCGAGCAGCAGTGCCGGCAGCGTCGGCCTCGGCTTCGCCATACCGATCAACACCGTCAAGGACGACCTGGACGCGCTGCGCGGCGGCGGCAACGGCGGCGTATGA
- a CDS encoding LacI family DNA-binding transcriptional regulator: MAKVTRDDVARLAGTSTAVVSYVINNGPRPVAPATRERVLAAIKELGYRPDRVAQAMASRRTDLIGLIVPDTRQPFFAEMAHAVEQAAAERGKMVLVGNANYLDEREVHYLRAFLGMRVSGLILISQGPSEHAAAEIDAWDARVVLLHRRPDAIDDVAVMTDDVWGAQLATRHLLEHGHPYVAFLGGTEETPKSGDPVTDHVEGWRRAMLESGRSPEGYYFQSPYNRYDAFQVALKLLAGPDRPPAIMCATDDQAIGVLRAARELRIDVPGELAVAGFDDVKEAALTDPPLTTVASDRQAMARAAVDLVLDDGLRVVSSRRERLRQFPSRLVVRRSCGCGG; the protein is encoded by the coding sequence GTGGCCAAGGTGACGCGGGATGATGTGGCAAGGCTGGCGGGTACTTCCACCGCCGTTGTCAGCTACGTCATCAACAACGGACCAAGGCCGGTCGCCCCGGCCACGCGCGAGCGGGTACTCGCCGCCATCAAGGAGCTCGGCTACCGGCCGGACCGCGTCGCCCAGGCGATGGCGTCCCGCCGTACCGATCTCATAGGTCTGATCGTGCCGGACACCCGGCAGCCGTTCTTCGCGGAGATGGCGCACGCCGTCGAACAGGCCGCCGCCGAGCGCGGAAAGATGGTCCTGGTCGGCAACGCCAACTATCTCGACGAGCGCGAGGTGCACTACCTGCGTGCCTTCCTCGGGATGCGGGTCTCCGGGCTGATCCTGATCAGCCAGGGGCCCAGTGAGCACGCCGCCGCCGAGATCGACGCCTGGGACGCGCGGGTGGTGCTGCTGCACCGGCGGCCGGACGCCATCGACGATGTCGCGGTGATGACGGACGACGTATGGGGTGCGCAGCTGGCGACCCGGCATCTGCTGGAGCACGGCCATCCGTATGTCGCCTTCCTCGGCGGTACGGAGGAGACCCCGAAGTCCGGCGACCCGGTCACCGACCATGTCGAGGGCTGGCGGCGGGCCATGCTGGAGTCCGGGCGGTCGCCGGAGGGCTACTACTTCCAGTCCCCGTACAACCGCTATGACGCCTTCCAGGTCGCGCTGAAGCTGCTGGCCGGTCCGGATCGGCCGCCGGCCATCATGTGCGCGACGGACGACCAGGCCATCGGTGTGCTGCGGGCCGCCCGTGAGCTGCGTATCGATGTGCCCGGTGAACTGGCGGTCGCGGGCTTCGACGATGTGAAGGAAGCCGCGCTGACCGATCCGCCGCTGACCACGGTCGCCTCGGACCGTCAGGCGATGGCGCGGGCGGCGGTGGATCTGGTGCTGGACGACGGGCTGCGGGTGGTCAGCTCCCGGCGGGAGCGGCTGCGGCAGTTCCCGTCGCGGCTGGTGGTGCGGCGCTCCTGCGGCTGCGGCGGCTGA